The following proteins come from a genomic window of Salvelinus sp. IW2-2015 unplaced genomic scaffold, ASM291031v2 Un_scaffold890, whole genome shotgun sequence:
- the LOC112069068 gene encoding sortilin-like, translated as MLRFAQSKLYRSENYGKSFQDVTNLINNTFIRTEFGIAIGPENSGKVILTGDVSGSLGSRIFISRDFGNSFEHQDLPFNPLMQITYNPRDSNVLLVISNSNELWLSEDFGENWVKIHDMVCLFKWGMDSNIFFTTSLNGSCNDRGMLDLRRTTDYGKTIKTVATKIFSFGLGGKFLFASVMTGTGTLRMIHVSTNQGEEWNMAQLPPVGHEEFYSILAANEDMVFMHVDEPGDTGYGSIYVSDDRGTVYSKSLERHLYTTTGGDTDFTNVTSLRGVFITSILAEDGAVQSVVSFDQGGEWVPLQKPANTKCXSTAKDPDKCSLHIHAAYSTAMKLNVPMLPLSEPNAVGLIMAHGSVGDAISVMKPDVFVSDDGGYTWLQALEGPHHYAILDSGGLLVAVEHSTQPIKDIKFSTDEGQCWHVHQFTSDPIHFSGLAAEPGARSMNVSVWGYRDSLLSQYWVSVTVDFRELLTRTCEDQDYVQWLAHSDDISDPNDGCMLGYKEKLLRLRKASVCWNGRDYEVNKQPTPCSCTLDDFMCDFGYYRKENSSECVEQPDLKGHLLEFCLQGKEELLQTRGYRKIPGDKCEGGTQPERKEIDLSKRCVSDLLGPQELLMDGHLSSSAPIIVTVLIIMLLAIVAGVLIVKKYVCGGRFLVHSYSVLQQMLRPQRVERNP; from the exons ATGTTGAGATTCGCCCAGTCCAAACTCTATCGAAG TGAGAACTATGGGAAGTCGTTCCAGGATGTCACAAACCTCATCAACAACACTTTCATCAGGACAGAGTTCGGGATCGCCATCGGACCAGAGAACTCTGGGAAG GTGATCCTGACAGGTGACGTGTCTGGCAGCCTGGGATCTCGTATCTTTATCTCCAGAGACTTTGGGAACAGCTTTGAACACCAGGACCTTCCCTTCAACCCCCTGATGCAGATCACATACAACCCCAGAGACTCCAACGTACTCCTGGTTATCAGCAACTCT AACGAGCTCTGGCTGTCCGAGGACTTTGGAGAGAACTGGGTGAAGATCCACGACATGGTGTGTCTGTTCAAATG GGGGATGGACAGTAACATATTCTTCACCACCAGCCTCAATGGATCCTGCA atgacAGGGGGATGCTGGACTTGAGGAGGACAACGGACTATGGGAAGACCATCAAGACTGTTGCCACTAAGATCTTCTCTTTCGGCCTGGGGGGAAAGTTCCTGTTTGCCTCTGTTATGACTGGAACT GGCACTCTGAGGATGATCCATGTGTCGACTAACCAGGGGGAGGAGTGGAACATGGCTCAGCTGCCTCCGGTTGGCCACGAGGAGTTCTATTCCATCCTGGCAGCCAATGAGGACATGGTGTTCATGCACGTGGACGAACCAGGAG ACACAGGCTATGGCAGCATCTACGTGTCAGACGACAGGGGTACAGTGTACTCTAAGTCTCTGGAGCGTCACCTCTACACCACCACAGGGGGCGACACTGACTTCACCAACGTCACCTCTCTACGAGGGGTCTTCATCACCAGTATACTGGCAGAGG ACGGCGCGGTGCAGTCCGTGGTGTCCTTCGACCAGGGAGGGGAATGGGTGCCCCTGCAGAAGCCTGCCAACACCAAGTGTGAMTCCACAGCCAAAGACCCCGACAAGTGCAGTCTCCACATCCACGCAGCGTACAGCACGGCTATGAAGCTGAACGTCCCCATGCTGCCTCTCAGTGAACCAAACGCTGTAGGACTCATCATGGCTCACG GGAGTGTGGGCGATGCCATCTCTGTGATGAAGCCTGACGTATTCGTGTCAGATGATGGAGGTTACACCTGGCTGCAGGCCCTGGAGGGACCTCACCACTATGCCATCCTGGACTCTGGTGGACTCCTGGTGGCTGTGGAACACTCTACTCAGCCCATCAAAGACATCAA GTTTTCCACAGACGAGGGCCAGTGCTGGCACGTTCACCAGTTCACTAGCGATCCCATCCACTTCTCAGGGCTAGCGGCGGAGCCGGGGGCGAGGTCTATGAACGTCAGTGTCTGGGGCTACAGAGACTCTCTGCTCAGTCAGTACTGGGTATCWGTCACCGTCGACTTCAGAGAGCTGCTCACTAGAACCT GTGAGGACCAGGACTACGTGCAGTGGCTGGCACACTCTGATGACATCAGCGACCCTAACGACGGCTGCATGCTGGGTTATAAGGAGAAGTTACTGCGTCTAAGGAAGGCCTCGGTCTGCTGGAATGGACGGGACTATGAGGTCAACAAGCAACCCACCCCCTGCTCCTGCACCCTGGATGACTTCATGTG TGACTTTGGGTACTACCGTAAAGAGAACAGCTCTGAGTGTGTGGAGCAGCCGGACCTGAAGGGCCACCTTCTGGAGTTCTGTCTGCAAGGCAAGGAGGAGCTGCTGCAGACCAGAGG CTATAGGAAGATCCCCGGGGATAAGTGTGAGGGAGGAACACAGCCGGAGAGAAAAGAGATMGACCTCAGTAAGAGGTGTGTCAGTGATCTGCTGGGACCTCAGGAACTACTG ATGGATGGCCATCTGTCCAGCTCTGCACCCATCATAGTGACTGTTTTAATCATTATGCTGCTCGCAATCGTAGCTGGGGTCCTCATCGTCAAGAAGTATGTCTGCGGTGGCAG